A portion of the Saccharomyces paradoxus chromosome XV, complete sequence genome contains these proteins:
- the TRM11 gene encoding tRNA (guanine-N2-)-methyltransferase (Catalytic subunit of adoMet-dependent tRNA methyltransferase complex~similar to YOL124C), with protein MKKYLLYMVQVHLNFRRAELESLADLYNLSIDFSQYNADSPFFIVELENDKQAKDWIKRSILTRGIYEYWGQGSTLDELHKDIQLQSNFEQDLQLKFKHSTFKFEFECYKGNSKANRVKQIETFRYLGFEGKIDMKHPQEVFTVIEEYTPISENVGGKTPTRIFFGRQIQMSNRSAMEKYDLKKRPYKGTTSFEAELSLVSANIAQVKPGTIMYDPFAGTGSFLVAGGHFGSLVIGSDIDGRMIRGKGAQVNISANFKKYGESSQFLDVLTMDFTNNALRNNLVIDTILCDPPYGIRESIKVLGAKDPERFLGKEDVEIDGEKAYLRRDYIPTKKPYALDSLLDDLLQYSSKRLPIGGRLAFWMPTANDANIETIVPMHENLELKYNCVQEFNKWSRRLLVYINRGSTFNGPSNHGMKRSKDNFRDRYFNNFN; from the coding sequence ATGAAGAAATACCTGTTGTATATGGTTCAAGttcatttgaattttaGAAGGGCAGAGCTAGAATCATTAGCAGACCTATATAATCTTTCCATAGACTTTTCACAGTACAACGCCGATAGtcccttttttattgtagaGCTGGAGAATGATAAGCAAGCTAAGGACTGGATCAAAAGGTCAATTTTAACCAGGGGCATTTACGAATACTGGGGGCAGGGCTCAACGCTGGATGAGTTGCATAAAGATATTCAGCTTCAATCTAACTTTGAGCAGGATCTACAATTGAAATTTAAACATTCCACTTTTAAGTTCGAATTCGAGTGCTATAAAGGCAATAGTAAAGCCAATAGAGTAAAGCAGATTGAGACTTTCCGTTACCTTGGCTTTGAAGGGAAGATTGATATGAAACATCCTCAAGAGGTTTTCACTGTTATAGAAGAGTACACTCCAATTTCGGAAAACGTTGGTGGCAAGACCCCCACtaggattttttttggcagaCAGATTCAAATGAGCAACAGAAGTGCCatggaaaaatatgatttgaaaaaaagaccTTACAAAGGTACAACTAGCTTTGAAGCAGAATTATCGTTAGTTAGTGCTAATATAGCTCAAGTAAAACCGGGAACTATAATGTACGACCCGTTTGCAGGTACAGGATCCTTCTTGGTAGCCGGCGGGCATTTTGGTTCTTTAGTTATTGGTTCGGATATAGATGGCAGGATGATTCGTGGCAAGGGTGCCCAAGTGAACATTTCGGCcaacttcaaaaagtaTGGTGAAAGTTCTCAATTTCTCGACGTATTGACCATGGACTTTACCAACAATGCATTAAGAAACAACCTTGTCATTGATACAATATTATGTGATCCTCCGTATGGTATCAGAGAAAGCATTAAAGTCCTAGGTGCTAAGGACCCAGAAAGATTTCTTGGTAAGGAAGATGTGGAAATTGACGGTGAAAAGGCGTATTTACGCCGCGATTATATTCCAACCAAAAAACCATATGCTCTAGATTCATTACTGGACGATCTTTTACAATACTCCTCTAAAAGATTACCGATTGGCGGAAGATTAGCCTTCTGGATGCCCACTGCAAACGACGCCAACATTGAAACCATTGTGCCAATGCATGAAAATCTGGAGCTAAAATACAATTGCGTTCAAGAATTTAATAAATGGTCAAGGAGACTGCTGGTTTATA
- the MSN1 gene encoding Msn1p (Transcriptional activator~similar to YOL116W), which yields MANNQHMGASNLNENEAMLTNRVAELERRMSMFEGIFHALSNRLDLHFKKYDVVVNSQQQQINELTAFLSTLLNDQQRHAEILSEKLSGTLHGVSATSISLSQTLDPQGFTDGATAPGAQRNYSSVSMNNDETAHPQNEGAVSNETLFEDILNGNSQENDKGQQQANSSNPITQENSTNPSVDTRFNKPQNYNPNLVPSLEEYSANPPNNDGDQSQGLYISSTSSQSRQSPNLQKISPNRENAVEPNVQDSVPTFEEEQYETKTGLKRKRIVCTRPFEFIKSPHSVMEVWKEYTEGVNGQPSIRKMEALYQTAWRRDPAVNKRYSRRKVLWKAIQTGLNRGYSLNYVVEILENSRYVNDKQKVKQPIGWLCHSSHIPETLK from the coding sequence ATGGCAAATAACCAGCACATGGGGGCCTCAAACCTAAATGAGAATGAGGCAATGTTAACCAACCGCGTTGCAGAGTTAGAAAGGCGTATGTCGATGTTTGAGGGTATATTTCACGCGTTAAGTAACCGCCTCGACCTTCActtcaaaaaatacgaTGTGGTGGTAAACTCCCAACAGCAACAAATCAACGAACTGACCGCGTTTTTATCAACACTACTGAATGACCAACAACGCCACGCTGAGATTCTTAGTGAGAAACTAAGTGGAACGTTGCATGGGGTGTCTGCTACGTCAATATCCTTAAGCCAGACTCTTGACCCACAAGGCTTTACTGATGGAGCTACGGCACCAGGAGCTCAGAGAAACTATAGTTCAGTATCTATgaataatgatgaaactGCTCATCCGCAAAATGAAGGAGCCGTCAGTAACGAAACACTGTTCGAGGACATCTTGAATGGAAATTCacaagaaaatgataaggGTCAACAACAAGCTAACAGCTCGAATCCAATAACCCAAGAAAATAGCACTAACCCGTCAGTGGACACTCGGTTCAACAAACCTCAAAATTATAATCCCAATTTGGTCCCATCCTTGGAAGAGTATTCAGCAAATCCGCCTAACAATGATGGTGACCAAAGTCAAGGTTTATACATAAGTAGCACTTCTTCACAATCACGGCAGTCTCCCAATCTGCAGAAAATTTCTCCTAATCGTGAAAATGCGGTGGAACCAAATGTACAAGACAGCGTTCCGACATTTGAAGAGGAGCAGTACGAGACTAAAACGGGACTCAAAAGGAAACGCATAGTTTGCACAAGGCCATTCGAATTCATCAAGTCACCACATTCAGTGATGGAGGTTTGGAAGGAGTATACAGAAGGTGTTAACGGGCAGCCTTCcataagaaaaatggaagcTCTCTATCAAACAGCATGGAGGCGAGACCCAGCGGTGAATAAGAGATATTCgagaagaaaagttctTTGGAAAGCCATTCAAACTGGCCTTAATCGTGGGTATTCATTGAATTATGTTGTTGAAATTCTAGAAAACTCAAGATATGTTAATGATAAACAGAAGGTTAAACAGCCTATTGGTTGGTTGTGTCATAGTTCTCATATTCCAGAAACTTTGAAGTGA
- the RPS19A gene encoding 40S ribosomal protein eS19 (Protein component of the small (40S) ribosomal subunit~similar to YOL121C), which produces MPGVSVRDVAAQDFINAYASFLQRQGKLEVPGYVDIVKTSSGNEMPPQDAEGWFYKRAASVARHIYMRKQVGVGKLNKLYGGAKSRGVRPYKHIDASGSINRKVLQALEKIGIVEISPKGGRRISENGQRDLDRIAAQTLEEDE; this is translated from the exons ATGCCAGGTGTTTCCGTTAG AGACGTTGCTGCTCAAGATTTCATTAATGCTTATGCTTCTTTCTTGCAAAGACAAGGTAAGCTAGAAGTTCCAGGTTACGTTGACATTGTCAAGACCTCTTCTGGTAACGAAATGCCACCACAAGATGCTGAAGGTTGGTTCTACAAGCGTGCTGCCTCTGTTGCTAGACACATTTATATGAGAAAACAAGTTGGTGTTGGTAAATTGAACAAGTTATACGGTGGTGCCAAGAGCAGAGGTGTTAGACCATACAAGCACATTGACGCTTCCGGTTCCATCAACAGAAAGGTTTTACAAGCTTTGGAAAAGATTGGTATCGTCGAAATCTCTCCAAAAGGTGGTAGAAGAATCTCTGAAAACGGTCAAAGAGATTTGGATCGTATTGCCGCTcaaactttggaagaagacgaataa
- the MCH4 gene encoding Mch4p (Protein with similarity to mammalian monocarboxylate permeases~similar to YOL119C): MLNIPIIANSKRFLFPKDHESQSTRDHDVELETREGPSSGYNPNFNADDAILKKNSDQVDLDANKLTNVTSRVLNTPEASLIYDDDREFPDGGIKAWLVVFGAFMGLVPVFGLINSLGAIESYISKHQLAKISSSTISWIFSLYLAISFLSCILSGGYFDRNGSISLMCTGTVIYSGGLFALANCNSVWQFILAFSVCSGLGTGILMTPLIGTVATWFLKRRGIATSISTMGGSIGGIVFPIMLRKLYKEVGFQWAIRILSFICLTCLVCASVLARERTKPVVQPFKSKSEVAKWYISSVFNWRYFLEGKFLFVAIGASFAESSLTSCATYLASYSMARGNTENVAYTMITASNAVGILGRYIPGYFADKFIGRFNVEIITISMAALLNFVMWLPFGGNTKVLWAYVCLWGFSTGSILSLTPVCIGQISKTTDFGKRYATVYLLQALVTIPVLPIGGTLIGKGTVANYNHFIVFNSALMAAGAACYIVSRHICVGAKLCKF; the protein is encoded by the coding sequence ATGTTGAACATTCCCATTATTGCAAACTCCAAGAGGTTCTTGTTCCCAAAGGATCACGAATCGCAATCTACGAGAGATCACGATGTGGAGCTGGAGACGAGAGAGGGCCCAAGTTCAGGATATAATCCAAACTTCAATGCAGATGACGCGATTCTAAAAAAGAACAGCGATCAAGTAGATCTTGATGCTAATAAATTAACGAATGTCACCTCAAGAGTTTTAAATACCCCAGAAGCCTCTTTAATCTATGATGATGATAGAGAGTTCCCAGATGGCGGAATCAAAGCATGGCTGGTGGTGTTTGGTGCATTTATGGGACTGGTCCCAGTCTTTGGCTTAATCAACTCCTTAGGGGCTATTGAGTCGTACATCTCTAAACATCAATTGGcgaaaatttcttcttcaacgaTATCTTGGATTTTCTCCCTATACTTAGCTATCAGCTTTTTGAGCTGTATATTATCCGGTGGCTATTTTGATAGAAATGGCAGTATTAGTTTGATGTGCACAGGTACAGTCATATATAGTGGAGGTCTATTTGCATTAGCAAATTGTAACTCAGTATGGCAGTTCATTTTGGCGTTTTCTGTATGCTCTGGGCTTGGAACGGGAATCTTAATGACTCCTTTGATAGGGACTGTCGCGACCTGGTtcttaaaaagaagaggtATCGCAACATCCATAAGTACCATGGGTGGTTCCATAGGAGGTATAGTTTTCCCTATTATGCTGAGAAAGTTGTATAAAGAAGTCGGTTTTCAATGGGCCATCAGAATCTTATCATTTATTTGTTTGACGTGTCTCGTTTGTGCTTCTGTCTTGGCGAGAGAAAGAACCAAGCCTGTCGTCCAACCATTCAAATCCAAGTCTGAAGTAGCAAAGTGGTACATTTCTTCTGTGTTCAATTGGAGGTATTTTTTGGAAGGAAAATTCTTGTTCGTCGCTATAGGTGCCTCATTTGCAGAAAGTTCCCTAACTTCATGTGCTACGTATCTAGCGTCTTATTCTATGGCAAGAGGAAACACAGAAAATGTTGCTTATACAATGATCACTGCTTCGAATGCTGTTGGTATACTTGGAAGGTATATCCCAGGTTATTTCGCGGATAAGTTCATTGGGAGATTTAATGTAGAAATTATTACCATTTCGATGGCCGCTTTGCTTAATTTTGTCATGTGGCTGCCATTTGGTGGCAACACTAAGGTCCTTTGGGCATACGTTTGTTTGTGGGGGTTTTCAACAGGTTCTATCCTATCACTGACACCTGTCTGCATCGGGCAGATATCCAAAACTACTGATTTTGGTAAACGTTATGCAACGGTATATCTATTGCAAGCATTGGTAACGATTCCGGTTTTACCTATCGGTGGTACTTTAATCGGCAAAGGTACCGTCGCAAATTATAATCATTTTATTGTATTCAATTCAGCATTAATGGCAGCAGGTGCCGCATGCTATATAGTATCAAGACATATTTGCGTTGGTGCAAAACTCTGTAAGTTTTAG
- the HRP1 gene encoding Hrp1p (Subunit of cleavage factor I~similar to YOL123W), which produces MSSDEEDFNDIYGDDKPTTTEEVKKEEEEQKKAGSGTSQLDQLAALQALSSSLNKLNNPNSNNSSSNNSNQDSSSSKQDGTANDKEGSNEDTKNEKQQESATSANANANASSAGPSGLPWEQLQQTMSQFQQPSSQSPPQQQVTQSKEERSKADLSKESCKMFIGGLNWDTTEDNLREYFGKYGTVTDLKIMKDPATGRSRGFGFLSFEKPSSVDEVVKTQHILDGKVIDPKRAIPRDEQDKTGKIFVGGIGPDVRPKEFEEFFSQWGTIIDAQLMLDKDTGQSRGFGFVTYDSADAVDRVCQNKFIDFKDRKIEIKRAEPRHMQQKSSNNGGNNSGNNMNRRGGNFGNQGDFNQMYQNPMMGGYNPMMNPQAMTDYYQKMQEYYQQMQKQTGMDYTQMYQQQMQQMAMMMPGFAMPPNAMTLNQPQQDSNATQGSPTPSDSDNNKSNDVQTIGNTSNADSGSPPLNLPNGPKGPSQYNDDHNSGYGYNRDRSDRNDRDRDYNHRSGGNHRRNGRGGRGGYNRRNNGYHPYNR; this is translated from the coding sequence ATGAGCTCTGACGAAGAAGACTTTAACGACATTTACGGCGACGATAAGCCTACCACTACTGAGgaagtgaaaaaagaagaagaagaacagaAAAAGGCTGGCAGTGGTACCTCACAATTAGATCAACTAGCCGCACTACAAGCATTATCTTCTAGCTTGAACAAATTAAATAATCCAAATAGTAACAACAGTAGtagtaataatagtaaCCAAGACTCATCTTCTAGTAAGCAAGATGGCACTGCGAATGACAAAGAAGGTTCCAATGAAGACACTAAAAATGAGAAACAACAAGAAAGCGCTACATCAGCAAACGCCAATGCCAACGCTAGTTCTGCAGGACCTTCTGGCTTACCTTGGGAACAACTTCAACAAACCATGTCACAATTCCAGCAACCATCTTCTCAATCACCACCTCAACAACAAGTAACTCAAAGCAAAGAGGAACGTTCGAAAGCAGATTTGTCAAAAGAAAGTTGCAAGATGTTTATTGGTGGTCTGAATTGGGATACAACAGAAGATAATCTTCGCGAATATTTCGGTAAGTATGGTACCGTCacagatttgaaaatcatGAAAGATCCTGCCACTGGTAGATCTAGAGGGTTCGGTTTCTTATCGTTTGAAAAACCTTCTAGTGTTGATGAAGTGGTGAAGACACAGCATATTCTCGATGGTAAAGTTATCGACCCAAAAAGAGCCATTCCAAGAGATGAACAAGATAAAACCGGTAAAATATTCGTCGGTGGTATTGGTCCAGATGTGAGACCAAaggaatttgaagaatttttctctcaatGGGGCACAATTATCGATGCTCAACTAATGTTGGATAAGGATACCGGTCAATCAAGAGGATTTGGTTTTGTGACTTATGACTCTGCTGACGCCGTTGACAGAGTTTGTCAGAATAAATTCATCGATTTCAAAGATCGCAAGATCGAAATTAAGAGAGCTGAGCCAAGACATATGCAACAAAAATCATCGAACAATGGTGGTAACAATAGCGGAAACAACATGAATCGTCGTGGCGGCAACTTTGGTAATCAAGGCGACTTCAACCAAATGTACCAAAACCCAATGATGGGAGGTTACAATCCAATGATGAATCCGCAAGCAATGACAGATTACTATCAAAAGATGCAAGAATATTACCAACAAATGCAAAAGCAAACTGGCATGGATTATACCCAAATGTACCAACAACAAATGCAACAAATGGCAATGATGATGCCAGGGTTTGCCATGCCACCTAATGCAATGACTTTAAACCAACCACAACAAGACTCAAATGCTACTCAAGGTTCCCCAACACCTTCAGATTCCGACAATAATAAGTCAAATGATGTCCAGACTATTGGTAATACATCAAACGCTGACTCAGGTTCTCCGCCATTGAATCTACCTAATGGTCCAAAGGGCCCATCACAATACAATGATGACCACAACAGTGGCTATGGCTACAACCGCGATCGTAGTGATCGTAATGATCGTGACCGCGATTACAATCACCGTAGTGGTGGAAACCACAGAAGAAATGGCCGTGGTGGTCGTGGTGGATACAATAGACGTAATAATGGCTACCATCCATATAATAGgtaa
- the RRI2 gene encoding Rri2p (Subunit of the COP9 signalosome (CSN) complex~similar to YOL117W), which yields MSDEDNNYDDFMLSDDEGMESIEMEEETDDEAEQIVQLNEDKSRDDQDRGGRQHKQHVRGTFEKDDKVEDICEKLFEQGKTLKEDERYKEARDSFLKVYYTEEFSSDGGIERLMAWKFKSLNEILRLRALQLYFQKSGAQDLALQVLEDTATMSVFLQRINFQIDGSIFELLSDTFEVLAPKWERVFLFDIEKVDKENMICKMEFQKNFMDQFQWILKKSGKDYKLQNLQRKIKKKMFIAVVWHRRLTTGDVFIPEISSQIQNIVQDNEYASFEENNDLESVSMLLQYSILEFMKTARINNRRLFKKCIDFFEMMISKSLTFSQESGLMVVLNTSKAVRILDSDSENDLSFALMKYYDRKEELKNMFLYILKHLEEMGKLRERDITSFFHKFVLSGFIFTSMILEAISSDKINPFGFEQVKIALGSPIVKVLEAVYKCFERLELRQLNANISLIPELSMVLNGIIQDIYYLAQTLKLWRRIARLYSCISINDIISMLQISDDNQMTRDDLLTILMRSIMKDRSVVYFKLDLTNDLVYFGDENKVMLPRCSKEEFRLTISPKNEESAEKARLIDFEYVNDVAIYNNPTRIRTKSSKDFFNTLRKSRETVKLPRVNNQSNEDTFLPSYMKFSNKYLELTKLASNNLI from the coding sequence ATGTCTGATGAAGATAACAATTATGACGACTTCATGCTATCGGATGATGAAGGCATGGAGTCCAttgaaatggaagaagaaaccgATGATGAAGCCGAAcaaattgttcaattgaatGAAGACAAGAGTCGGGATGATCAAGATCGAGGGGGGAGACAACATAAGCAACATGTGCGAGGGACATTCGAGAAAGATGACAAAGTAGAGGATATTTGtgaaaaactttttgagCAAGGAAAAACCCTCAAAGAGGACGAACGATATAAAGAAGCTCGCGattcatttttgaaggtATATTACACGGAAGAGTTTTCATCTGATGGAGGTATAGAAAGGCTCATGGCGTGGAAATTCAAGTCGCTTAATGAAATATTACGTTTAAGAGCCCTACAGCTCTATTTTCAGAAAAGCGGTGCCCAGGATTTAGCCCTACAAGTTTTAGAAGACACAGCAACTATGTCGGTCTTTTTACAAAGGATAAACTTTCAAATCGATGGAAGTATATTTGAACTACTTTCAGATACTTTTGAAGTACTGGCACCCAAGTGGGAAAGAGTGTTTTTGTTCGACATTGAGAAGGTTGATAAGGAGAATATGATCTGCAAAATGGAGtttcagaaaaatttcatggatcaatttcaatggatattaaaaaaatctgGCAAGGATTATAAACTGCAAAATCTTCAGCgtaaaatcaaaaagaagatgttTATTGCCGTTGTTTGGCATCGAAGGTTGACCACGGGGGATGTATTCATCCCAGAAATTTCTTCCCAAATACAGAATATCGTGCAAGATAATGAATACGCTTCTTTTGAGGAGAATAATGATTTAGAAAGTGTATCTATGCTGCTGCAATATTCCATATTGGAGTTCATGAAAACTGCTCGAATAAACAATAGAAGGTTGTTTAAGAAGTGCATTGACTTCTTTGAAATGATGATATCTAAGTCGCTTACTTTTTCACAAGAATCTGGTCTGATGGTAGTATTGAATACCTCTAAGGCGGTACGGATTTTAGATTCTGATTCAGAGAATGATTTATCCTTTGCATTGATGAAATATTATGatcgaaaagaagaactgaaaaatatgTTTCTCTACATCTTGAAACACCTGGAAGAGATGGGGAAACTCCGGGAGAGAGAtattacttctttttttcacaaGTTCGTGCTTAGCGGTTTCATTTTTACAAGCATGATTCTAGAAGCAATCAGTTCAGATAAGATTAATCCCTTTGGCTTTGAACAAGTGAAGATTGCCTTAGGTAGCCCTATTGTTAAAGTATTAGAAGCTGTCTACAAATGCTTTGAACGCTTAGAATTAAGACAGCTGAATGCAAATATATCTCTTATTCCTGAATTATCCATGGTATTAAATGGTATTATTCAAGATATCTACTATCTGGCCCAAACATTAAAGTTATGGAGGAGAATTGCACGACTATACTCTTGCATCTCCATAAATGACATTATAAGTATGCTGCAAATAAGTGATGATAATCAAATGACGAGAGATGATTTGCTTACAATCTTAATGAGGTCAATAATGAAAGATAGATCGGTTGTGTACTTTAAGTTAGATTTAACAAATGATTTGGTCTATTTCGGAGACGAGAATAAAGTCATGCTACCGAGATgttccaaagaagaatttcGTCTAACGATCTCCCCCAAAAATGAGGAATCTGCGGAAAAGGCCAGGCTGATAGATTTTGAGTACGTCAATGACGTCGCGATTTATAATAACCCAACAAGGATAAGAACCAAATCCtccaaagatttttttaatacATTAAGAAAATCTAGGGAGACAGTAAAATTGCCTAGAGTAAACAATCAGTCGAATGAAGATACATTTCTACCATCGTATATGAAGTTTTCCAACAAGTACCTGGAGCTGACAAAACTGGCGTCTAATAATTTGATATAG
- the SMF1 gene encoding divalent metal ion transporter SMF1 (Divalent metal ion transporter~similar to YOL122C): MVKVGSSHVAADVGISKAHKRNYVSEEVFELKDKKDFTVVVEDQTPVRTFTANSSDHEREETYVSKRQVMRDIFAKYLKFIGPGLMVSVAYIDPGNYSTAVDAGASNQFSLLCIILLSNFIAIFLQCLCIKLGSVTGLDLSRACREYLPRWLNWTLYFFAECAVIATDIAEVIGTAIALNILIKVPLPAGVAITVVDVFLIMFTYKPGASSIRFIRMFECFVAVLVVGVCICFAIELAYIPKSTSVKQVFRGFVPSSQMFDHNGIYTAISILGATVMPHSLFLGSALVQPRLLDYDVKHGNYAVSDDQDKAKQSKSTEEVMEEKYFNYRPTNAAIKYCMKYSMVELSVTLFTLALFVNCAILVVAGSTLYNSSEADGADLFTIHELLSRNLAPAAGTIFMLALLLSGQSAGVVCTMAGQIVSEGHINWKLQPWQRRLATRCISIIPCLVISICIGREALSKALNASQVVLSIVLPFLVAPLIYFTCKKSIMKTEITVDPAEENNHNNQSSNDGSVTVRDAGSVIEQDGLSDMQIENGKDVKIVYMANNWIITVIAIIVWIFLSLLNVYAIVQLGMSHGNIS; the protein is encoded by the coding sequence ATGGTCAAAGTTGGCTCTTCTCATGTCGCAGCAGATGTTGGCATTAGTAAAGCCcacaaaagaaactatGTTTCTGAAGAAGTATTTGAATTAAAGgataaaaaagattttacaGTGGTTGTTGAGGACCAAACTCCGGTAAGAACCTTCACAGCCAACTCTAGCGATCATGAAAGGGAGGAAACTTATGTTTCGAAAAGGCAGGTGATGAGAGATATTTTTGCTAAATACTTGAAATTCATTGGCCCCGGATTAATGGTTAGTGTGGCTTACATCGATCCCGGTAATTATTCTACTGCCGTTGACGCAGGTGCCTCTAATCAATTTTCCCTACTTTGTATCATATTGTTATCAAATTTTATTGCCATATTCTTGCAATGTCTGTGTATAAAGTTGGGTTCTGTTACCGGACTAGATTTAAGTCGAGCTTGCAGAGAGTATTTACCAAGATGGCTCAATTGGACATTGTATTTCTTCGCAGAATGTGCCGTTATAGCCACCGATATAGCTGAAGTGATTGGTACAGCGATTGCCTTGAATATTCTAATCAAGGTTCCGCTTCCAGCTGGTGTGGCCATAACTGTTGTGGATGTGTTTTTGATAATGTTTACGTATAAACCGGGTGCATCTTCAATTAGGTTTATTAGAATGTTTGAATGTTTTGTTGCGGTATTAGTTGTTGGCgtttgtatttgttttgcAATTGAATTGGCCTATATCCCGAAGAGTACCTCGGTCAAACAGGTTTTCAGAGGATTTGTTCCATCATCCCAAATGTTTGACCATAATGGTATTTATACTGCAATCTCCATTTTAGGTGCTACTGTTATGCCacattctttatttttgggTTCTGCGTTGGTACAGCCAAGGCTTTTAGACTATGACGTTAAACATGGTAATTACGCTGTTTCAGATGATCAAGATAAAGCGAAGCAATCTAAATCTACTGAAGAGGttatggaagaaaaatatttcaattaTAGACCCACAAATGCTGCTATCAAGTACTGCATGAAATACTCTATGGTCGAACTAAGCGTAACGCTATTCACCCTTGCCCTCTTTGTCAACTGTGCCATCCTAGTTGTAGCGGGTTCGACCTTATATAATTCCTCAGAAGCAGATGGGGCAGATCTTTTCACTATTCATGAATTATTATCAAGAAACTTAGCACCAGCAGCAGGTACGATCTTCATGCTGGCACTTTTATTGAGTGGTCAATCTGCAGGTGTGGTGTGCACTATGGCAGGACAAATTGTAAGTGAAGGTCATATTAATTGGAAGTTGCAGCCATGGCAAAGAAGATTAGCCACTAGATGTATTTCCATAATCCCCTGTTTGGTGATTTCTATCTGTATTGGTAGAGAAGCCCTGTCGAAGGCTTTGAATGCTTCTCAAGTTGTCTTGTCCATAGTCCTGCCATTTTTGGTTGCACCCTTAATTTACTTCACTTGTAAGAAGTCTATCATGAAAACTGAAATTACTGTCGACCCTGCTGAGGAGAATAATCACAATAATCAGAGCAGCAATGACGGATCTGTGACTGTACGCGATGCCGGTAGCGTAATCGAGCAAGACGGCTTAAGTGACATGCAAATAGAAAATGGGAAAGATGTCAAAATTGTTTATATGGCGAACAATTGGATTATCACTGTAATTGCTATAATTGTGTGGATTTTCTTATCTTTACTAAATGTTTATGCCATTGTTCAATTAGGTATGTCGCATGGTAATATCAGTTAA
- the RPL18A gene encoding 60S ribosomal protein eL18 (Ribosomal 60S subunit protein L18A~similar to YOL120C) gives MGIDHTSKQHKRSGHRTAPKSDNVYLKLLVKLYTFLARRTDAPFNKVVLKALFLSKINRPPVSVSRISRALKQEGAANKTVVVVGTVTDDSRIFEFPKTTVAALRFTAGARAKIVKAGGECITLDQLAVRAPKGQNTLILRGPRNSREAVRHFGMGPHKGKAPRILSTGRKFERARGRRRSKGFKV, from the exons ATGGGTATCGATCACACTTCCAAGCAACACAAGAGATCTGGTCACAGAACTGCTCCAAAGTCTGACAATGTCTACTTGAAATTGTTAGTCAAATTATACACTTTCTTAGCTC gtCGTACTGATGCTCCATTCAACAAGGTTGTCTTGAAGGCTTTGTTCTTGTCTAAGATCAACAGACCACCTGTTTCTGTCTCTAGAATTTCTAGAGCTTTGAAGCAAGAAGGTGCTGCTAACAAGACTGTTGTCGTTGTTGGTACTGTTACTGACGATTCCAGAATCTTTGAATTCCCAAAGACAACTGTTGCTGCTTTGAGATTCACTGCTGGTGCCAGAGCCAAGATTGTTAAGGCTGGTGGTGAATGTATCACTTTGGATCAATTAGCTGTCAGAGCTCCAAAGGGTCAAAACACTTTGATCTTGAGAGGTCCAAGAAACTCCAGAGAAGCTGTCAGACACTTCGGTATGGGTCCACACAAGGGTAAGGCCCCAAGAATCTTGTCTACTGGTAGAAAATTCGAAAGAGCTAGAGGTAGAAGAAGATCTAAGGGTTTCAAGGTGTAA